A DNA window from Ipomoea triloba cultivar NCNSP0323 chromosome 10, ASM357664v1 contains the following coding sequences:
- the LOC116032526 gene encoding allene oxide synthase 3-like — MSSAPLMSSSSLDPALADNLPVVDIPGSYGLPFLGPILDRFDYFYNQGEVEFFQSRKDKYQSTVFRSNMPPGPFMAKNSKVIVLLDNTSFPILFDVSKVEKKDLFEGTYMASTKFTGGYRMCSFLDPSEPKHGTLKGFFLATLAKLKDKVIPQFTTVYSDLFTSLEEQVKQSGQSSFNDLNDNKAMEFLFRLYCNGKSPADTKLGATASKTFDLWLVPQLAPLITLGLTWLPNFIEDLALHTFPIPFCIVKSAYDKIYDSFYDNLGSILDDAESAGLQRDEACHNIIFLNGFNSYGGFKVFFPALFKWIGAAGPSLHSQLAAEIRAAVAAEGDLTVAALEKMPLTKSVVWEALRIEPPVAFQYGKAKEDLIVRSSDNKFYIIKKDEMIFGYQPFATKDELVFADAEKFVPDRFVGSDGEKLVQNVYWSNGRETDSPTVNDKQCPGKDLVVLLSRLVVAQFFLRYDSFTCEAEKFLLGSKTTFTSLTKATSAK, encoded by the exons atgtcTTCAGCTCCATTAATGTCTTCTTCCTCTCTCGATCCGGCCCTCGCCGACAACCTTCCGGTGGTCGATATCCCCGGCAGCTACGGCCTCCCATTCCTGGGCCCCATCCTAGACCGCTTCGACTATTTCTATAACCAAGGTGAGGTTGAATTCTTTCAGAGCCGGAAAGATAAGTACCAGTCGACGGTTTTCCGGAGCAACATGCCGCCGGGACCGTTTATGGCGAAAAACTCGAAAGTTATTGTACTTCTCGACAACACTAGCTTCCCCATTCTCTTCGACGTGTCAAAGGTCGAGAAGAAAGATCTTTTTGAAGGGACCTACATGGCTTCCACTAAGTTCACCGGCGGCTACCGCATGTGCTCTTTTCTTGACCCGTCGGAGCCCAAGCACGGGACCTTGAAAGGGTTTTTTCTGGCGACTCTGGCGAAGTTGAAGGATAAGGTTATTCCCCAGTTCACCACTGTCTACTCCGATCTGTTCACCTCCTTGGAAGAGCAG GTGAAGCAGAGTGGTCAGTCCAGTTTTAACGATCTGAATGACAATAAGGCGATGGAGTTTTTATTCCGGCTGTACTGTAACGGCAAGAGTCCGGCGGACACCAAGCTCGGCGCCACGGCTAGCAAGACGTTCGATTTATGGCTGGTTCCTCAGCTCGCGCCGCTCATTACTCTAGGACTCACATGGCTGCCCAATTTCATCGAGGATTTAGCACTCCACACATTCCCGATCCCCTTCTGTATCGTGAAATCGGCTTACGACAAAATCTACGACTCCTTCTACGACAACCTGGGATCCATCCTCGACGACGCCGAGAGCGCGGGGCTCCAGAGAGACGAGGCCTGCCACAACATCATTTTCCTCAACGGCTTCAACTCCTACGGCGGCTTCAAGGTCTTCTTCCCGGCTCTCTTCAAGTGGATCGGCGCGGCCGGGCCGAGCCTGCACAGCCAGCTGGCGGCGGAAATCCGAGCCGCCGTCGCGGCGGAAGGCGATCTAACCGTGGCGGCGCTGGAGAAAATGCCGCTCACGAAATCCGTCGTCTGGGAGGCCCTGCGGATCGAGCCGCCCGTGGCGTTCCAGTACGGGAAGGCCAAAGAGGATCTAATCGTCCGAAGCagtgataataaattttatatcataaAAAAAGACGAAATGATCTTCGGATATCAGCCGTTCGCCACGAAAGACGAGCTGGTTTTCGCCGACGCCGAGAAGTTCGTGCCGGACCGGTTTGTGGGCTCGGACGGCGAGAAATTGGTGCAGAATGTGTACTGGTCGAACGGCCGGGAAACCGACAGCCCGACGGTGAACGATAAACAGTGCCCCGGGAAAGATCTGGTGGTGTTGCTTTCGCGGCTCGTGGTGGCGCAGTTCTTTCTCCGGTACGATTCGTTCACCTGCGAGGCCGAGAAGTTCTTGCTTGGGTCAAAGACAACTTTCACGTCGTTGACTAAAGCCACGTCGGCAAAGTGA
- the LOC116032633 gene encoding proteasome assembly chaperone 2, producing MEFYVEEGKQFSEKCQSLVLSALSIGNVGQLAVDLLISSLRADRIGFLDDPNVLPCVGNDAYSASPPGQLALPLEVYETSSSQLSIVQQRSPVVKGMVVQFARNLANFAAANGIKHVVLLSSLDFGRWQSIDMSSGLQTYYLSSSSMDGKDDECDRLGFKRLQDYNPSQRTWKYLCDLAEANNLEEQDFPFEELGDEDYLASLPFAALFSCFKAKGLKVTCLLCYCSEGDNIPEAFHLADATSQILGLTANSFRGKEAGKWIVPFSWKSVYGPPPDMSLF from the exons ATGGAGTTTTATGTTGAAGAAGGAAAGCAATTCAGTGAAAAATGCCAGAGTTTGGTTCTG TCGGCGCTTTCGATTGGGAACGTTGGGCAGCTTGCGGTGGATTTGCTAATATCTTCGTTGAGAGCTGATCGAATCGGGTTCCTAGACGACCCGAATGTTCTTCCTTGCGTTGGCAATGACGCTTATTCAGCTTCTCCTCCTGGCCAGCTTGCTCTTCCTCTTGAAG TTTATGAAACCTCTTCTAGTCAGTTGAGCATCGTGCAACAGAGGTCTCCGGTTGTTAAG GGCATGGTGGTTCAATTTGCGAGGAATTTGGCAAACTTTGCTGCTGCCAATGGAATAAAGCATGTTGTTTTGCTATCTAGCTTGGATTTTGGGCGGTGGCAAAGCATTGATATGTCAAG TGGTTTGCAGACATATTATCTCTCTAGTTCCAGCATGGATGGAAAGGACGATGAGTGTGATAGACTTGGTTTCAAGAGACTGCAGGATTATAATCCATCTCAGAGGACGTGGAAGTACCTATGCGATTTAGCTGAAGCTAATAACCTGGAGGAACAAGATTTTCCTTTTGAAGAGCTGGGAGATGAAGATTACCTTGCAAGTTTACCCTTTGCTGCACTTTTCTCTTGTTttaag GCCAAAGGTTTGAAGGTTACTTGCCTACTCTGCTATTGTTCCGAGGGAGATAACATACCCGAAGCTTTCCATTTGGCTGACGCAACATCACAAATTCTAGGGCTCACAGCTAATAGTTTCCGAG GCAAGGAAGCTGGAAAATGGATCGTCCCATTTTCTTGGAAGAGTGTGTACGGACCTCCCCCCGATATGTCCCTTTTTTAG